In a single window of the Lebetimonas sp. JH292 genome:
- a CDS encoding TatD family hydrolase: MIIDTHTHLDNEKFINDIDEVIKRAEKNGVKKFIIPAADPKDLPKAIKLSEKYDEIYFAVGVHPVDIDKYEEKLLFKHINHPKCVAVGEIGLDYYWVKDEQQRLKQREMFQAQIDIAKEYDKPIIVHVRDATGDTQEIIENNPDIKGVFHCFNAAEQLLRFSDRFYYGIGGVITFKNAKKLVNVFPKIPKEKVVIETDAPYLTPHPFRGKRNEPMYTVYVRDKISELWNLSPEEVEKITTNNAKRLFKL; the protein is encoded by the coding sequence ATGATAATAGATACACATACACATTTGGATAATGAAAAATTTATAAATGATATTGATGAAGTAATAAAAAGAGCAGAAAAAAACGGGGTTAAAAAATTTATAATTCCGGCGGCAGATCCTAAAGATTTACCAAAGGCAATAAAACTTTCTGAAAAATATGATGAAATATATTTTGCCGTCGGGGTACATCCTGTTGATATAGATAAATATGAAGAAAAACTGCTGTTTAAACATATAAATCATCCAAAATGTGTTGCGGTGGGGGAAATAGGACTTGATTATTATTGGGTAAAAGATGAACAGCAGCGTCTAAAACAAAGAGAAATGTTTCAGGCACAAATTGATATTGCAAAGGAATATGACAAACCTATAATTGTTCATGTAAGAGATGCAACAGGTGATACCCAAGAGATTATTGAAAACAACCCTGATATAAAAGGGGTTTTTCACTGTTTTAACGCGGCTGAGCAGCTTTTAAGATTTTCTGATAGATTTTATTACGGAATAGGCGGAGTTATCACATTTAAAAATGCTAAAAAACTTGTAAATGTGTTTCCAAAAATTCCAAAAGAAAAAGTGGTTATAGAAACAGATGCCCCATATCTCACACCTCATCCGTTTAGAGGTAAAAGAAACGAACCTATGTATACTGTTTATGTAAGGGATAAAATCAGTGAACTTTG
- a CDS encoding malic enzyme-like NAD(P)-binding protein has protein sequence MANRPTFTREEALEYHAKPVPGKIAIEVTKPVKDSKDLSIAYTPGVAIPCLEIDKDENLAYEYTNKANLVAVISDSTAVLGLGTLKPVAGKPVMEGKSVLFKKFAFVDAFDIELQVHDIDEIVNVSWAMAPTFGGINLEDIKAPKCFDIEKKLQEKCDIPIFHDDQHGTAIISGAAIINGAKLTGKKLEELRVVIIGAGAAGLAAAEMYTALGIKNIVLVDSRGAITTRRNDLNKYKEPWAVDEDIVTLADALKGADVVVGNSAANCISQDMVKTLNPNAMLFVMANPDPEIKPELALEVRDDLIIGTGRSDYPNQINNVLGFPYIFRGALDTHAKAVNMEMKIAACHALANLAQKPVPQYVKDAYNGADLKFGKSYILPKPFDRRVFVDESVAVARAALETGVARIKVENIDKWVEGYKNHLINMLKEKEGIDYYAE, from the coding sequence ATGGCAAATAGACCAACTTTTACAAGAGAGGAAGCCTTAGAATACCACGCAAAACCGGTCCCTGGTAAAATTGCAATAGAAGTTACAAAACCTGTTAAAGATTCAAAAGACCTTTCAATCGCATATACCCCGGGAGTTGCAATTCCTTGTCTTGAAATAGATAAAGATGAAAACCTGGCATACGAATATACCAATAAAGCAAACCTTGTAGCGGTAATTTCTGATTCCACTGCGGTTTTAGGACTTGGAACATTAAAACCGGTTGCGGGCAAACCTGTAATGGAAGGGAAATCAGTATTATTTAAAAAATTTGCTTTTGTTGACGCATTCGATATAGAACTTCAGGTTCACGACATTGACGAAATTGTAAATGTTAGCTGGGCAATGGCGCCGACATTCGGAGGAATAAATCTTGAAGACATTAAAGCGCCGAAATGTTTTGATATAGAAAAAAAACTTCAGGAAAAATGCGATATTCCAATCTTTCACGATGACCAACACGGAACAGCAATCATTTCAGGTGCGGCTATAATTAACGGAGCAAAACTTACAGGCAAAAAATTAGAAGAGCTCAGAGTAGTAATTATAGGTGCAGGTGCCGCCGGACTTGCCGCTGCTGAAATGTATACAGCTCTCGGAATTAAAAATATAGTTCTTGTTGATTCAAGAGGGGCAATTACCACAAGAAGAAACGATTTAAATAAATATAAAGAGCCTTGGGCGGTTGACGAAGATATAGTTACACTTGCAGACGCTCTTAAAGGTGCGGATGTAGTGGTTGGAAACTCTGCTGCAAACTGTATTTCTCAGGACATGGTAAAAACCCTAAATCCAAACGCTATGCTTTTTGTAATGGCGAATCCAGACCCTGAAATCAAACCTGAACTTGCACTGGAAGTAAGAGACGATTTAATCATAGGAACAGGAAGAAGCGATTATCCAAACCAGATAAACAATGTTTTGGGATTCCCTTACATATTCAGGGGTGCGCTTGACACACACGCAAAAGCGGTAAATATGGAAATGAAAATTGCAGCTTGTCATGCATTGGCCAATCTAGCTCAAAAACCGGTTCCTCAATATGTAAAAGATGCATATAACGGAGCTGATTTGAAATTTGGCAAAAGTTATATCCTGCCTAAACCGTTTGACAGAAGGGTATTTGTTGACGAATCTGTAGCAGTTGCAAGAGCGGCACTCGAAACCGGCGTTGCAAGAATAAAAGTTGAGAATATAGACAAATGGGTAGAAGGATATAAAAACCACCTAATTAATATGCTAAAAGAAAAAGAAGGAATCGATTACTACGCTGAATAA
- the mog gene encoding molybdopterin adenylyltransferase yields the protein MLKVGIVTMSDRASAGIYEDKSGKEIEKFLNENIQNKFEIIYRLIPDEFNEIVNTLKELISLKCSLILTTGGTGPAPRDVTPEATKEVIEKELPGFGELMRMHSLKYVPTSILARGTAGVVKNTFILNLPGSPKAIKENLEAVWAAIPYAVDLIGGDYIESKSAFRPKKKS from the coding sequence ATGCTAAAAGTTGGAATTGTTACAATGAGCGACAGGGCAAGTGCTGGAATATATGAAGACAAAAGCGGAAAAGAAATAGAAAAATTTTTAAATGAAAATATACAAAATAAATTTGAAATTATTTACAGACTGATTCCCGACGAGTTTAATGAAATTGTTAACACTTTAAAAGAATTAATTTCACTTAAATGCTCTTTAATTTTAACAACAGGAGGCACGGGGCCCGCACCAAGAGACGTAACACCAGAAGCAACAAAAGAAGTAATAGAAAAAGAACTACCGGGATTTGGAGAACTTATGAGAATGCATTCATTAAAATATGTACCGACTTCAATTTTGGCCAGGGGAACTGCGGGGGTTGTCAAAAACACATTTATTTTAAATCTTCCGGGAAGTCCAAAAGCGATAAAAGAAAATTTAGAAGCGGTATGGGCGGCAATTCCGTATGCCGTTGATTTAATCGGAGGTGATTATATTGAAAGTAAAAGTGCTTTCAGACCCAAAAAAAAATCATAA
- the rpiB gene encoding ribose 5-phosphate isomerase B, giving the protein MKYFIGTDHAGFEIKPFVIEYLQKKGIDVEDLGCFSSESVDYPDYAHKVAEAVLANPGTKGILICGSGIGMSLAANKHKGIRAALCHDYYTAEMARRHNDANILCFGARIVGLGVVESILEAWLTHEFEGGRHERRVKKIDI; this is encoded by the coding sequence ATGAAGTATTTTATCGGAACAGATCATGCGGGATTTGAGATAAAACCTTTTGTAATAGAGTATCTGCAAAAAAAAGGAATAGATGTAGAGGATTTGGGGTGTTTTAGCAGCGAAAGCGTGGATTATCCTGATTATGCGCATAAAGTAGCCGAAGCGGTTTTGGCTAATCCCGGAACAAAAGGGATACTTATCTGTGGCAGCGGAATTGGAATGAGTCTGGCTGCAAATAAACATAAAGGTATTAGAGCCGCTCTTTGTCATGATTATTATACGGCTGAAATGGCAAGACGCCATAATGATGCCAATATTCTATGTTTCGGTGCCAGGATTGTAGGTTTGGGTGTAGTGGAATCTATTCTCGAAGCTTGGCTGACCCATGAATTTGAAGGCGGAAGACACGAAAGAAGGGTAAAAAAAATTGATATTTAA
- a CDS encoding pyridoxine 5'-phosphate synthase, with protein MKLGVNIDHIATLREARKINEPDPLMALEILKEAGADQVTTHLREDRRHINDFDAKRIIESSFLPVNMECSINEEIIDIICSLKPHRATIVPEKREEVTTEGGLDLFKNEKRILNAVDKLHENEIEVSFFIDPDFEQIKKAKNLNAQMIEFHTGRYANLHLALFSNFNHTPNKVFEQMDRITLKKELDLELDLIKDASKLAKDLDLEVAAGHGLNYQNVKEIANIPEITELNIGHSIIANSIFMGLKEAIIKMKEIIS; from the coding sequence ATGAAACTCGGAGTAAATATAGATCATATTGCAACATTGAGGGAAGCAAGAAAAATAAACGAACCGGACCCACTAATGGCTCTTGAAATTTTAAAAGAGGCGGGGGCCGACCAGGTTACAACCCATTTAAGGGAAGACAGACGCCATATCAACGATTTTGACGCTAAAAGAATAATTGAAAGCAGTTTTTTACCGGTAAATATGGAATGCAGCATTAATGAAGAAATTATAGATATAATATGCTCTTTAAAACCCCACAGAGCCACAATAGTGCCTGAAAAAAGGGAAGAGGTTACAACGGAAGGAGGACTTGATCTGTTTAAAAATGAAAAAAGAATATTAAATGCTGTCGATAAATTACACGAAAATGAAATAGAAGTTTCATTTTTTATAGACCCGGATTTTGAACAGATTAAAAAAGCAAAAAATTTAAATGCCCAAATGATAGAATTTCACACGGGAAGATATGCAAATTTACATTTGGCGCTTTTTAGCAACTTCAATCATACACCTAATAAAGTTTTTGAACAAATGGATAGAATTACACTAAAAAAAGAATTAGACCTTGAGCTTGATTTAATAAAAGACGCTTCAAAATTAGCAAAAGATCTGGATTTGGAAGTTGCCGCAGGGCACGGACTTAATTATCAGAATGTAAAAGAAATTGCAAACATTCCCGAAATAACAGAATTAAACATAGGTCACAGTATTATTGCCAATTCCATTTTTATGGGACTAAAAGAAGCCATTATTAAAATGAAAGAAATTATTTCATAA
- the asnB gene encoding asparagine synthase (glutamine-hydrolyzing) gives MCAIFGIISSYDLKKVKKALDLMIHRGRDFQNIVEFRRGVFGFNRLAIENVNINMQPLKVENRIFVFNGEIYNYKNLIKKYNLNVKTEIEVIAKLWEKFGVDFVKKIEGMFAIAVYDKKLFLFRDEFGKKPLYFTKTGIFASEIKAILPFTGKKLNFNALAEYLAYNSSIAPNTIYQEIYKLPAGCNYEGKIKIWHDFERVENEPCSSGCLKSGHDGKWKKENVCTEVEKLLIKSIKKRLQGDVEIGSLLSGGVDSSLIGAITSKFQKLKTFSVGYDGYDNYDERKYAKIAAKHINSEHFEVNFTKNNFFENFEKTLFYMDEPIADSSFFAARFLAKHIPLKVVLSGEGSDELFLGYRRYKEYEGFLNAYLPNKKWLKKYLERHYEDIKEWEVFRRFFAGVDVFRGINETFFQRQINKVLKIKAKEVDYKRFLKGWGSFDFTYFDLKVWIGEVLLNKLDKMFMSNTIEARSPFLDRDLVNFVFSLEENVRGSEKWIVKEIAQKYLPGKIVNRRKKGFAFPFLEWLKEENELKRIVDINRKSKIFNEEYLKEIIKTGHKRYKQHLWSLYLFSRWYEKEFL, from the coding sequence AATATTTGGGATAATAAGCAGTTATGATTTAAAAAAAGTAAAAAAAGCCCTTGATTTGATGATTCACAGAGGCAGGGATTTTCAAAATATTGTTGAATTCAGAAGAGGTGTTTTCGGATTTAACCGTCTGGCAATTGAAAATGTAAATATCAATATGCAGCCTTTAAAAGTAGAAAACAGGATTTTTGTATTTAACGGCGAAATTTATAATTATAAAAATTTAATAAAAAAATATAATTTAAATGTAAAAACTGAAATAGAAGTAATTGCAAAGCTTTGGGAAAAATTTGGAGTGGATTTTGTGAAAAAAATTGAGGGTATGTTTGCAATTGCAGTTTATGACAAAAAGCTTTTTTTATTTAGAGACGAATTTGGTAAAAAGCCTCTTTATTTTACAAAAACAGGTATTTTTGCAAGTGAAATTAAAGCAATATTGCCTTTTACAGGGAAGAAATTAAATTTTAATGCATTGGCTGAGTATCTTGCATACAATTCTTCCATCGCTCCCAATACAATATATCAGGAAATTTATAAACTTCCGGCGGGTTGTAATTATGAAGGAAAAATAAAAATATGGCACGACTTTGAAAGAGTGGAAAATGAGCCTTGCTCATCTGGCTGCTTGAAAAGCGGCCACGATGGAAAATGGAAAAAGGAAAATGTTTGTACAGAAGTTGAAAAATTGCTTATTAAAAGCATAAAAAAAAGGCTTCAGGGGGATGTTGAAATTGGTTCGCTTCTCAGCGGAGGGGTGGACAGCAGTCTTATCGGGGCAATTACTTCTAAATTCCAAAAGCTTAAAACTTTTTCCGTCGGTTATGATGGATATGATAATTATGATGAAAGAAAATATGCAAAAATTGCGGCAAAGCATATTAATTCAGAGCATTTTGAAGTGAATTTTACTAAAAATAATTTTTTTGAAAATTTTGAAAAAACTCTTTTTTATATGGACGAGCCGATTGCTGACAGTAGTTTTTTTGCCGCAAGGTTTCTTGCAAAACATATCCCGCTAAAAGTTGTTTTAAGCGGTGAGGGGAGTGACGAGCTGTTTTTGGGATACAGAAGATATAAAGAATATGAAGGTTTTTTAAACGCATATCTGCCCAATAAAAAATGGCTTAAAAAATATCTTGAGAGGCATTATGAAGATATAAAAGAGTGGGAAGTATTTAGAAGGTTTTTTGCTGGTGTTGATGTTTTTAGAGGAATAAATGAAACATTTTTTCAAAGACAGATAAACAAGGTTTTAAAAATAAAAGCAAAAGAGGTGGATTATAAAAGATTTTTGAAAGGTTGGGGCAGTTTTGATTTTACCTATTTTGATTTGAAAGTATGGATTGGAGAAGTATTACTCAATAAACTTGATAAAATGTTTATGAGTAATACTATAGAGGCAAGAAGCCCTTTTTTAGACAGGGACTTGGTGAATTTTGTGTTTTCTTTAGAAGAAAATGTAAGAGGAAGTGAAAAATGGATTGTAAAAGAAATAGCCCAAAAATATCTGCCGGGAAAAATTGTTAACAGAAGAAAAAAGGGGTTTGCTTTTCCTTTTTTGGAGTGGTTAAAAGAAGAAAACGAATTAAAAAGAATAGTTGATATAAATAGAAAAAGTAAAATTTTTAACGAAGAATATTTAAAAGAAATTATAAAAACAGGTCATAAGAGATATAAACAGCATTTATGGAGTTTATATCTTTTCAGCAGATGGTATGAAAAAGAGTTTTTATGA